The Manihot esculenta cultivar AM560-2 chromosome 8, M.esculenta_v8, whole genome shotgun sequence genomic interval GGATGGTTCTAAAATTTGGTCCAGAAGCACCGCTTTGTGAATCCATGGAGACAGTGCTTGATCTTAGAGACCAACAAAAATATGCTGAGATGAGTTCAGTCAATTGTCAAGATAATACAGAGGAGCCATCCTCATGTGGATCGTCCATGACAGCCACCGGTTGCCAAGGCAATGAATTACCAGAAACTGTTATGCAGAAGGAGCTGGTTGGCTTGCCAGGATCTCGTAATGACCTCGGTGTGTCAAATCCTATGCATTGTTACCCAGTTACTCAATGGGTATTCCCCTGGAATCCCAGTTGGAATAATGCAACTTCCACTGCAGCAGCTCAGCATTCTGCTGGGCAACCTTGCATACCAAATAGCAATAACTCCAGTCAAGTTCAATGGTGCCCTACACCAATACTGGCAGTCCCAGGCTTCGTTCCACCGAATATTCCTTTGCAATTTGTACCAGCTTCTTATTGGGGTTGCATGCCTGTGTGGGCTGCTAGAACAGGAAACAAATCTTTGAATGGATCTAATGGTTGCTCTTCTCCATCATCCTCTACTAGCACCAGTTGCTGCTTTGGAAATGGCTCACCAAACCTAGGCAAGCATTCTAGAGACTCAAATCTTATGAATGAAGATAAAGCAGAAAATTGTATATTGGTTCCGAAGACACTCAGAATTGATGACCCAAATGAGGCTTCAAAGAGTCCTTTATGGGCCACATTAGGTCTTAAACTTTACGAGAAGAATCCTGTACCAAAAGGTACCATCTTCAAAACTTGTGAAATCAAAGCCGATGGAAAAGGTCATGCATCAGAAGCCACTCATATATTAGAAGCAAACCCAGCAGCTCTTTCTCGCTCTCATACATTCCAAGAGAGCAGCTAGAGAGGCCCTGCTGAAAATTTTCTCGATGAGCTTCTCCTTTGCAGTCTTTTCCTGTGGAAATGCAGAGACTTGTTTTCTGTGAAGAGAATCTCCTCCTCTTCAGAAATCGTGCTTTTATGCTAAATTCTGATTATTTGAAGTCTGAAAAAGCTCTTGGAATGGTAAAAATTTCATTACAATCAACAATGCTGTCAATGTCTCTTCAAAAGCGTGCACACTGTAAATATTGGAGGATCTTCAGTGAGTGTTTTTCTGATTTGcggattgtggtggttccaatgGTTTCAATTCACACATGCCTCCCTTCTGCTTTGAGTTGCCAGAAAAATAAAGGGTTCTGCTAAATGTTGTATCTATGATTCAAAACCATGTTCAGTTACAAAGCTAACCCATGTTTTACAATGATCACCAATTTTCAGAACTCGATTGCTATATTCTAGTCATAATTATTTagaagtatttttttttcccaTATATTCTTCTCTCATAATTTAGATTATTTGCCAGTTCTTTTCTAGTGTCTTGTAACATGCGTATAAGAATTTTCGTTAAGATATATTACATGAGTTGTCAATCAAGTTGTGACACGTGGCAGTAGTATTGGATTGTTTAATGTCAGTCATGGTACGTTTCATTTATGGGTTGTTCACAAAAGCCGAGTTCTTTTGTGGGGGGTCAGGATTTCCAATAGGGAAAAGACCTTGAAGACGTGGCAGTAAACTTTTTGCTTTCTTCGTTTTTGTCTCCTCTCTTTAAGCTAGTCCAAGTGCTAAGTACAAGCTATGTCCAGCCAAATAAGCCCATCTGTAAACCTTGCTTATGCAGTTATGCCCATCTTCCTTTTTCCTGGAAAAAGGTTTCTTTTCCTGTGCCAGGAATGATTTAACACTCCAAAGAAACAAGTCTCTTTTGGGTTATCATCTTGagtttcaaatatttttaaaaagaaacgTAAAGTATTTTcttattcaaataaattaaaatacccATCCTGGTACCCTCTTTCAAATTGCATCAGAGTTCAAGCTGATAAAACAGCTATTTTCAACTCTTAAGATTGAAGGTTCTACAGCAAATTATATGCAGTAGCCCTCCGCCAACTCTACTGCGAATGCATAATTGCTGACTCCCAAGACATCATCTTCGGCGACTCATCAATTGTAATCCAACAATCCCTGATTCTTGTAGGGCAGCCACTCACGCCTTAAAAGTTTACCGCAGTAACTGGGCAAGGCAGGAGAGAGAGACCACAGGATTTGTGTTACAGTGTCCTAACATTCCTGGGCCGCCCACAGGAAGACATTTAAGAATGATCATTATCTAATTttacattgaaaaaaaaataaattaatccaTAGCCTAAATCCAAAGGTCAGCATATGGAGGCCCAAGCTTTCCAGTAAGCCCATGCTCCGCCCAAAACAGCAATTTGGCCTATACCTAGAACCAAATCAAGAAAACTGaacttaaaattttggtttagctTAATTAAGTTTAATCTTACTAGTTTATTTGGTTTGTTAATCATAATCCCCTATTATGTTATTTAGTTTTACTAATTCAACTTAATTAGAAATtagactaaaattaaatttta includes:
- the LOC110620096 gene encoding cyclic dof factor 3 isoform X1, with translation MNGSDMPLSKDPAFKLFGRKIPVPNTQIPAKPPSQNSCNELKKGGTDGPNDDNSGEPNKSNASGTAKEESQTPMLVDETKGTSKSNVDQVENNSVDQEKVFKKPDKILPCPRCNSLDTKFCYFNNYNVNQPRHFCKNCQRYWTAGGTMRNVPIGAGRRKNKHLAYQYRQILVSSEGVPITRMENSDSANHQVVSSVDSAITLSPSTTGNGMVLKFGPEAPLCESMETVLDLRDQQKYAEMSSVNCQDNTEEPSSCGSSMTATGCQGNELPETVMQKELVGLPGSRNDLGVSNPMHCYPVTQWVFPWNPSWNNATSTAAAQHSAGQPCIPNSNNSSQVQWCPTPILAVPGFVPPNIPLQFVPASYWGCMPVWAARTGNKSLNGSNGCSSPSSSTSTSCCFGNGSPNLGKHSRDSNLMNEDKAENCILVPKTLRIDDPNEASKSPLWATLGLKLYEKNPVPKGTIFKTCEIKADGKGHASEATHILEANPAALSRSHTFQESS
- the LOC110620096 gene encoding cyclic dof factor 3 isoform X2, translating into MLVDETKGTSKSNVDQVENNSVDQEKVFKKPDKILPCPRCNSLDTKFCYFNNYNVNQPRHFCKNCQRYWTAGGTMRNVPIGAGRRKNKHLAYQYRQILVSSEGVPITRMENSDSANHQVVSSVDSAITLSPSTTGNGMVLKFGPEAPLCESMETVLDLRDQQKYAEMSSVNCQDNTEEPSSCGSSMTATGCQGNELPETVMQKELVGLPGSRNDLGVSNPMHCYPVTQWVFPWNPSWNNATSTAAAQHSAGQPCIPNSNNSSQVQWCPTPILAVPGFVPPNIPLQFVPASYWGCMPVWAARTGNKSLNGSNGCSSPSSSTSTSCCFGNGSPNLGKHSRDSNLMNEDKAENCILVPKTLRIDDPNEASKSPLWATLGLKLYEKNPVPKGTIFKTCEIKADGKGHASEATHILEANPAALSRSHTFQESS